One window of Quercus robur chromosome 5, dhQueRobu3.1, whole genome shotgun sequence genomic DNA carries:
- the LOC126727061 gene encoding mitogen-activated protein kinase kinase kinase 18-like codes for MDWTRGQIIGRGSSATVSVAKVHGSGEIFAVKSTNLSQSEFLKREQRILSTISSPQIVAYKGCNVSSENGKLLYNIFMEYAPRGTLIDAIHSQGGGLDEATIQAYTRKIVLGLEYLHSNSIVHCDIKCHNILVTNDGVKIADLGCARELDDVSSADLAIAGTPVFMAPEVARGEQQGSPADVWALGCTMIEMATGRAPWPGVSDPVSALYRIGYSGEVPEVPNFMSKQAKDFLGKCLKRDPMERWSASELLNHSFLEEPKFQLKEVNGFDSDTPTCVLDKGYWESMEELETNPSTSYKSSLNSLKERIQRLSEGSTALCQQKPNWACEEDWITVRSNSNKEPELVNSSQDFALLNANESIASVSQDNNFVFYNEPTSSSGIEACNISSSIGGNDNSNSSNNRGSLVASECTKESSKCTKVDLNGNNISFENNAHFLLS; via the coding sequence ATGGACTGGACCAGAGGCCAAATCATTGGCCGTGGCTCATCCGCCACGGTCTCAGTGGCTAAGGTTCATGGGTCTGGAGAGATTTTCGCGGTCAAGTCCACCAATCTCTCACAATCAGAATTCCTCAAGAGGGAGCAAAGAATTCTTTCTACAATAAGTAGTCCACAAATTGTAGCATACAAGGGATGCAATGTTTCATCTGAAAATGGTAAGCTTCTATACAATATTTTCATGGAATATGCTCCCCGTGGCACCCTTATTGATGCAATTCACAGCCAAGGTGGTGGTCTAGACGAGGCCACAATCCAAGCCTACACGCGCAAGATTGTGTTGGGGCTCGAATACCTTCACTCTAATAGCATAGTGCATTGTGACATTAAATGTCACAACATTTTGGTCACTAATGATGGGGTGAAGATTGCTGATTTGGGCTGTGCTAGGGAGCTTGATGACGTGTCGAGTGCTGATTTGGCAATTGCCGGCACTCCGGTGTTCATGGCACCTGAGGTGGCGCGTGGAGAGCAACAGGGGTCCCCTGCTGATGTGTGGGCTCTAGGATGTACCATGATCGAGATGGCTACCGGGCGGGCCCCATGGCCCGGTGTTTCGGACCCGGTGTCAGCCCTTTACCGAATTGGTTATTCGGGTGAAGTGCCAGAGGTTCCTAACTTCATGTCAAAGCAAGCTAAAGATTTCTTGGGCAAGTGCTTGAAAAGAGACCCAATGGAAAGGTGGTCAGCTAGTGAACTTCTTAATCATTCTTTTCTTGAGGAGCCCAAATTTCAGTTGAAAGAAGTTAATGGTTTTGATTCGGATACTCCAACTTGTGTATTGGATAAAGGCTATTGGGAATCCATGGAGGAGCTTGAGACAAATCCAAGTACAAGCTATAAAAGTTCCTTGAATTCTCTCAAGGAAAGAATCCAGCGGTTGAGTGAAGGAAGTACTGCATTGTGTCAGCAAAAGCCTAATTGGGCATGTGAGGAAGATTGGATTACAGTTAGAAGCAATAGTAACAAAGAGCCAGAGTTGGTCAATTCCAGCCAGGACTTTGCTTTGTTAAATGCCAATGAATCCATAGCAAGTGTTAGTCAGGACAACAACTTTGTATTTTACAATGAACCCACGAGCAGTAGTGGGATAGAGGCTTGTAATATTAGTAGCAGTATTGGTGGTAATGATAATAGCAATAGTAGCAATAATAGAGGCTCATTGGTGGCCTCTGAATGTACAAAAGAGTCCTCTAAATGTACCAAAGTTGATTTAAATGGAAACAATATTTCATTTGAGAATAATGCTCATTTTTTGCTTTCATAA